A single region of the Hoeflea prorocentri genome encodes:
- a CDS encoding transketolase: MRNEKSTQDVALGIRRRVFEHAMKNNGGYLSQACSAGEQLAWLYNEELKLGDPTLPPIPKPFAGVPSADNPDYHTGAGYNGPMEPQFDRLFIAPAHYALVAYATLIEVGRMAPEGLEMFNQDGSSVEMIGAEHSPGMEVHNGTLGIGLSTAAGLAYGRKRRGEPGRTWVFMSDGEVQEGQTWEAVQAAAFHGIDTLYAIMDVNDQQCDGAMSSVMEVGDIKQKFITFGAACVEIDGHDIQAMRDAVNEPHEGRPLIILARTNPFNTMPILEERFPRLHYVRFKSEDERARMNVSIAKDLGVEPIDYGH, encoded by the coding sequence ATGCGCAACGAAAAATCCACGCAGGACGTCGCACTCGGCATTCGCAGGCGGGTTTTCGAACATGCCATGAAAAACAATGGCGGATATCTGAGCCAGGCCTGCTCAGCCGGCGAGCAGCTGGCGTGGCTTTACAATGAAGAACTCAAGCTGGGCGATCCGACGCTGCCTCCAATTCCGAAGCCCTTTGCCGGCGTGCCATCCGCCGACAATCCGGACTATCATACCGGCGCCGGATATAACGGCCCCATGGAGCCACAGTTCGACCGGCTGTTCATCGCCCCCGCCCACTATGCGCTGGTGGCCTATGCAACGCTGATTGAGGTCGGGCGGATGGCCCCTGAAGGTCTTGAAATGTTCAACCAGGACGGCTCGAGCGTCGAGATGATCGGCGCGGAGCATTCTCCCGGCATGGAGGTGCACAACGGTACGCTGGGGATCGGGCTGTCCACGGCGGCAGGCCTTGCCTACGGCCGCAAACGGCGCGGTGAGCCGGGGCGAACCTGGGTGTTCATGTCCGATGGCGAGGTCCAGGAGGGACAGACCTGGGAGGCAGTCCAGGCAGCTGCGTTTCACGGAATCGACACCCTCTACGCCATTATGGATGTCAATGATCAACAGTGCGACGGCGCAATGTCTTCCGTGATGGAGGTTGGCGACATCAAGCAGAAATTCATCACCTTCGGTGCAGCCTGCGTCGAGATTGACGGCCACGATATTCAGGCGATGCGCGATGCGGTGAACGAGCCGCATGAAGGCCGTCCGCTTATCATTCTCGCGCGCACCAATCCTTTCAACACGATGCCTATCCTGGAGGAACGGTTCCCGCGTCTTCACTATGTGCGGTTCAAATCCGAGGACGAGCGGGCACGTATGAATGTCTCGATTGCCAAAGACCTTGGCGTTGAGCCCATCGATTACGGACACTAA
- a CDS encoding transketolase family protein, with translation MVEMVTRPYASAFEKYAAGNPDILCLSADLTSSCEVDGFRDRHPDQFISLGMAEQNMMSFAGGLGLAGFRPFIHTFGVFMYRRPYDQLMASIAYPRRKVRLMGFLPGVTTPGGMTHQSIEDISVMRSIPNMTILETGDATEVESICEAADSIDGPVWCRILRGSVPRLFDTPIKVGEMRELASGQDVLVVTTGICTEEALRARSALAKAGLSIRHLHIHTIKPFDPAALLDHIESVRHGVITLENHVTEGGVGSLVAETMADAGVGKRLIRLGLKDTYAHGGSRPYLMRYYKLDALALVEGIEQLTGQQFGISEDDLDAARVEDVHTLVKAEAL, from the coding sequence ATGGTTGAGATGGTGACACGCCCCTACGCTTCCGCCTTCGAGAAATATGCAGCCGGCAATCCTGACATCCTGTGTCTTTCTGCTGATTTGACATCCTCTTGTGAGGTGGACGGATTTCGCGACCGCCACCCCGATCAATTCATCTCGTTGGGCATGGCGGAGCAGAACATGATGAGCTTTGCCGGCGGGCTTGGCCTGGCCGGCTTCCGTCCGTTCATTCACACATTCGGCGTGTTCATGTACCGGCGCCCCTATGATCAGCTGATGGCGTCCATCGCCTATCCGCGTCGCAAGGTTCGGCTGATGGGGTTCCTGCCGGGCGTCACCACCCCGGGCGGCATGACTCACCAATCCATCGAAGACATTTCCGTCATGCGCTCGATCCCGAACATGACGATCCTTGAAACCGGCGATGCGACCGAGGTGGAATCAATCTGTGAAGCGGCCGATTCGATCGACGGACCGGTCTGGTGCAGGATCCTCAGGGGATCGGTACCCAGATTGTTCGATACGCCGATCAAGGTTGGCGAGATGCGTGAACTTGCTTCCGGACAGGATGTTCTCGTCGTCACGACGGGTATCTGCACCGAGGAGGCATTGCGGGCCCGCTCAGCGCTGGCAAAGGCCGGCCTTTCCATCCGCCATCTCCATATCCACACCATCAAACCCTTCGACCCCGCCGCTCTGCTCGATCACATCGAGTCGGTTAGACACGGCGTCATCACGTTGGAAAACCATGTGACCGAAGGCGGTGTCGGCAGCCTGGTCGCCGAGACAATGGCGGACGCGGGGGTCGGCAAGCGGCTGATACGGCTTGGCCTGAAGGATACCTATGCCCATGGCGGTTCACGCCCCTATCTGATGCGTTATTACAAGCTCGACGCACTGGCTCTGGTGGAAGGCATTGAGCAATTGACCGGGCAGCAATTCGGGATCAGCGAAGACGATCTCGACGCCGCACGTGTTGAGGACGTCCATACGCTGGTCAAAGCCGAGGCGCTTTAG
- the mgrA gene encoding L-glyceraldehyde 3-phosphate reductase: MTSSSYVPNPDRYGDMIYNHCGNSGLKLPAISLGLWHNFGHDRPHQLKRDLCRTAFDLGITHFDLANNYGPPPGSAEEAFGEILKTDFAGYRDELVISSKAGYEMWAGPYGEWGSRKYLISSCDQSLKRMGLDYVDIFYSHRFDPDTPLEETMGALDQIVRSGKALYAGISSYNSQRTHQAVAILKDLGTPCIIHQPSYNMINRWVEEDGLKDTLKELGVGSIAFTPLAQGMLTDKYLKGTPEDSRASQGKSLNPDLLTAQAVDNLRKLNEIAERRGQSLAQMALAWVLRGGGITTALIGASRPEQIADCVASLANLEFSRDELDDIDRYSANGNVNLWARSSNS; the protein is encoded by the coding sequence ATGACCTCCAGTTCCTACGTGCCCAATCCCGACCGCTACGGCGACATGATCTACAATCACTGCGGCAATTCGGGTCTGAAACTGCCTGCCATTTCACTGGGGCTGTGGCACAATTTCGGGCATGACAGGCCGCATCAGCTCAAGCGTGACCTATGCCGCACCGCCTTTGACCTCGGCATCACCCATTTCGACCTAGCCAACAATTACGGCCCGCCCCCCGGCAGCGCCGAGGAGGCATTCGGCGAGATCCTCAAAACCGACTTTGCCGGATACCGTGATGAACTGGTGATTTCCTCCAAGGCCGGTTACGAGATGTGGGCAGGCCCCTATGGAGAATGGGGCAGCCGCAAATACCTGATCTCTTCCTGCGACCAAAGCCTGAAGCGCATGGGCCTCGACTATGTGGATATCTTCTATTCGCACCGCTTCGATCCGGATACGCCACTTGAAGAAACCATGGGCGCGCTCGATCAGATTGTGCGTTCCGGCAAGGCCCTTTATGCCGGCATCTCCTCCTACAACTCCCAGCGCACGCACCAGGCCGTCGCAATCCTGAAAGATCTTGGCACGCCCTGCATCATTCATCAGCCAAGCTACAACATGATCAACCGATGGGTTGAGGAAGACGGGCTGAAAGATACGCTCAAGGAACTGGGTGTCGGGTCAATCGCCTTTACTCCGCTCGCCCAGGGCATGCTGACAGACAAATATCTGAAAGGCACGCCCGAGGACAGCCGCGCATCCCAGGGGAAATCGCTCAATCCCGACCTTTTGACCGCGCAGGCTGTCGACAATCTCCGCAAGCTCAACGAGATCGCTGAGCGGCGCGGTCAATCGCTTGCGCAAATGGCGCTCGCATGGGTCCTGCGCGGCGGCGGCATAACGACCGCTCTGATCGGCGCCTCGAGGCCCGAACAGATCGCCGACTGTGTTGCGTCGCTCGCAAACCTTGAATTCAGCAGGGATGAGCTGGACGATATCGACCGGTATTCAGCCAATGGCAACGTTAATTTGTGGGCGCGCTCTTCGAATAGCTGA
- a CDS encoding cytochrome-c peroxidase gives MMTTALLAGTAVADDLHETASDMFKPLPSTIPSVADNPITPEKIELGKALFFDPRLSASGVFSCYSCHNLTTGGDDNLETSIGHGWQKGPRNSPTVLNAVLNEAQFWDGRAEDLKAQAKGPIQAGVEMANTPETVIATLKSMPQYEAWFDDAFPGETEPVSFDNLAKAIEAFEATLITPAPFDAYLNGDKNALNEQQKTGLALFIDKGCAACHSGVNVGGHGYYPFGLIEKPGADILPPDDKGRFAVTETVDDEYVFRASPLRNVAVTAPYFHSGKVWSLKVAVQIMAESQLGEELSDEEADAMVAFLESLTGTLPDITLPNLPPETQSTPRPVAEIER, from the coding sequence ATGATGACTACCGCCCTGCTGGCAGGTACGGCCGTGGCGGACGATCTGCATGAGACGGCTTCGGACATGTTCAAACCATTGCCGTCGACCATTCCGAGCGTTGCCGACAACCCGATAACGCCGGAAAAAATAGAGCTTGGAAAGGCGCTTTTCTTTGATCCGCGGCTTTCCGCATCGGGCGTGTTCAGTTGCTATTCCTGTCATAATCTGACGACCGGCGGCGACGACAATCTGGAGACATCAATCGGACATGGCTGGCAGAAAGGGCCACGAAACTCCCCGACAGTCTTGAATGCGGTTCTCAACGAAGCCCAGTTCTGGGATGGCCGCGCCGAGGATTTGAAGGCGCAGGCCAAGGGGCCGATTCAGGCCGGCGTGGAAATGGCCAACACCCCCGAGACCGTCATCGCGACATTGAAAAGCATGCCCCAATACGAGGCCTGGTTTGACGATGCATTTCCAGGCGAGACGGAACCGGTGAGTTTCGACAATCTGGCAAAGGCAATTGAGGCCTTTGAGGCAACGCTGATCACTCCGGCACCGTTCGATGCGTATCTGAACGGTGATAAAAATGCTTTGAACGAGCAACAAAAGACAGGCCTTGCACTGTTCATCGACAAGGGCTGCGCGGCGTGCCACAGCGGCGTGAATGTCGGCGGTCACGGTTATTATCCGTTTGGCCTGATCGAAAAGCCCGGCGCCGACATTCTGCCTCCGGATGACAAGGGGCGTTTTGCAGTGACGGAAACCGTCGACGACGAGTATGTGTTCCGCGCATCACCACTGCGTAACGTCGCGGTAACGGCGCCCTATTTCCACTCCGGAAAAGTGTGGAGCCTGAAGGTTGCGGTCCAGATCATGGCCGAGTCGCAGTTGGGTGAGGAATTGAGCGACGAAGAAGCCGATGCCATGGTCGCATTCCTGGAAAGCCTGACAGGAACGCTCCCGGACATCACGTTGCCGAACCTTCCACCTGAAACACAATCAACGCCGCGCCCCGTCGCGGAGATTGAAAGGTAG
- the minC gene encoding septum site-determining protein MinC, whose product MTEVLTDTQPIRLKGRSFLALVLTPELPFSDWLTRLDSLAARSAGFFLRRPIVLDIAGIDIDREQLRDLLDQLGEREIRIMGIEGGRPSQLGSDIPPAMAGGLPASDLDAPGTDAPIAIVDGEIGNDADKPAPSLMVTQPVRSGQSLMSEGDITIVGSVASGAEVVAGGSVHVYGTVRGRIAAGTTGNTSARIFCRKLEAELVAIAGFYKTSDDFEHELRGQAVQLWLDNDSLLAEKLG is encoded by the coding sequence ATGACCGAAGTGCTAACTGACACCCAGCCCATTCGCCTTAAGGGCCGATCCTTTCTTGCGCTGGTGCTTACACCGGAACTGCCCTTCAGCGACTGGCTGACGCGGCTGGACAGTCTTGCCGCCCGCTCTGCGGGTTTTTTCCTTCGCCGTCCGATCGTGCTCGACATTGCCGGAATTGACATCGATCGCGAGCAACTGCGCGATCTGCTGGATCAGCTCGGCGAGCGCGAAATCCGCATTATGGGCATAGAGGGCGGGCGTCCCTCACAGCTTGGCAGCGACATCCCACCGGCCATGGCCGGTGGATTGCCTGCGTCCGACCTGGACGCACCGGGAACGGACGCCCCTATTGCGATCGTCGATGGTGAGATCGGGAACGATGCTGACAAACCTGCGCCGTCACTCATGGTGACCCAGCCGGTGCGTTCCGGCCAGTCGCTGATGTCGGAGGGCGATATCACCATTGTCGGCTCGGTTGCATCCGGAGCTGAGGTCGTCGCGGGGGGATCGGTGCATGTCTATGGCACCGTCCGCGGGCGGATCGCAGCCGGGACGACGGGCAACACATCGGCGCGGATCTTCTGCCGCAAGCTCGAGGCAGAACTGGTGGCGATAGCAGGTTTTTATAAGACCTCCGATGATTTTGAACACGAGCTGCGGGGACAGGCTGTCCAGCTTTGGCTCGACAATGATTCCCTACTGGCGGAAAAACTAGGCTGA
- the minD gene encoding septum site-determining protein MinD — protein MGKAIVVTSGKGGVGKTTSTAAIGAALAQRNEKVVVVDFDVGLRNLDLVMGAERRVVFDLINVIQGEAKLSQALIRDKRLETLFLLPASQTRDKDKLTPEGVERVIASLKKAFDWVICDSPAGIERGATLAMRHADEAIVVTNPEVSSVRDSDRIIGLLDAKTVKAENGEPMEKHLLLNRYDPVRASSGDMLNVDDMLEILSIPLLGIIPESTDVLRASNIGAPVTLANSSSATAQAYTDAARRLAGEAVPVTVPGERRGFFGKIFGRKAA, from the coding sequence ATGGGCAAAGCGATTGTAGTGACATCAGGAAAAGGCGGCGTCGGAAAGACAACATCCACCGCCGCAATCGGCGCCGCGCTGGCTCAGCGAAATGAAAAAGTCGTGGTGGTCGATTTTGATGTCGGCTTACGCAATCTCGATCTGGTCATGGGCGCCGAGCGGCGCGTGGTCTTCGACCTCATTAATGTCATCCAGGGCGAAGCGAAACTGTCGCAGGCGCTTATCCGGGACAAGCGGCTCGAGACACTCTTCCTGCTTCCGGCTTCGCAGACCCGCGACAAGGACAAGCTGACGCCCGAGGGCGTCGAGCGGGTTATCGCATCCTTGAAGAAAGCCTTCGACTGGGTGATCTGCGACAGCCCGGCCGGCATCGAGCGCGGCGCAACGCTGGCGATGCGCCACGCCGACGAAGCAATCGTCGTGACCAACCCGGAAGTCTCCTCGGTGCGTGACTCCGACCGCATCATCGGTTTGCTGGACGCCAAGACGGTCAAGGCTGAAAACGGCGAGCCGATGGAAAAACATCTGCTCCTCAACCGGTACGATCCGGTCCGTGCGTCAAGCGGCGATATGCTGAATGTGGATGACATGCTGGAAATCCTGTCCATTCCGCTGCTGGGCATCATCCCGGAGAGCACGGATGTGCTGCGCGCCTCCAATATCGGTGCGCCGGTGACCCTGGCAAACAGCAGCAGCGCGACCGCGCAGGCCTATACGGACGCCGCGCGCAGGCTCGCCGGCGAGGCGGTTCCGGTCACTGTACCGGGTGAAAGGCGTGGCTTTTTCGGCAAGATCTTCGGAAGGAAGGCTGCATGA
- the minE gene encoding cell division topological specificity factor MinE, whose translation MNILRFLGRRTSASAARERLQVLLAHERASVGGADLVGVLREEILAVLEKHVKMDGQRVHVKVERGAQVSTLAVDIEIPFDTGVRAA comes from the coding sequence ATGAATATCCTCCGTTTCCTAGGCAGGCGGACATCGGCGTCCGCGGCCCGCGAGCGGCTGCAAGTGTTGCTTGCACATGAAAGGGCATCGGTTGGCGGTGCCGATCTGGTGGGAGTGCTGCGGGAGGAAATCCTCGCAGTTCTCGAAAAGCACGTAAAAATGGATGGCCAGCGGGTCCACGTCAAAGTCGAACGTGGCGCGCAGGTTTCCACACTTGCCGTCGATATCGAGATACCGTTCGACACCGGCGTGCGCGCCGCCTGA
- a CDS encoding invasion associated locus B family protein: MRILSWNIAAKSLVLALVALTAIPLGMTSAKAQDNGDAAATTTVQPMRIANGTRFGAWRVNCEAIAVNETACVLSQRLVRTSDNVFLAELLAFWSGDGSKSYLAARVPNGVYFPSGFALKREDSDDRQNFVWQSCSRDICEALLELPIEDIEALEGSENIIAGYRPSLRSQPLVFRTSMQGASEGLNALKASMLSGGEEGEADN; this comes from the coding sequence ATGAGGATATTGAGCTGGAATATTGCGGCAAAGAGCTTGGTGTTGGCGCTTGTAGCGCTCACGGCGATCCCCCTCGGCATGACCTCCGCAAAGGCGCAGGACAATGGTGACGCAGCGGCGACGACAACCGTTCAGCCGATGCGGATTGCCAATGGAACCCGGTTCGGAGCTTGGCGGGTGAATTGTGAGGCGATAGCCGTCAACGAAACGGCCTGCGTGCTCAGTCAGCGGCTCGTTCGCACATCCGACAACGTCTTTCTTGCCGAATTGCTGGCATTCTGGTCCGGTGATGGGTCAAAGAGCTACCTCGCCGCACGTGTCCCGAACGGTGTCTATTTTCCATCCGGTTTTGCATTGAAGCGGGAAGACAGCGACGATCGCCAGAATTTTGTCTGGCAGTCCTGTTCACGTGACATTTGCGAGGCGCTTCTGGAACTGCCAATTGAGGACATCGAGGCGCTTGAGGGCTCCGAAAACATCATTGCCGGTTACCGTCCAAGCCTGCGGTCGCAACCGCTGGTGTTCCGCACCAGCATGCAGGGCGCATCGGAAGGCCTGAATGCTCTCAAGGCGTCGATGCTCAGCGGCGGGGAAGAGGGCGAGGCCGACAACTGA
- a CDS encoding Gfo/Idh/MocA family protein, which produces MSGGSDDRTPDADTYALKTQRSAEVVAPVLDYEPPKPRSYSPRIALIGAGGIASAHLDAYRSAGFDVVAICNRTLSKAEALKSEFCPAAVATDRYEDLLADESIDVFDITPHPTERLELVERALKSGKHVLSQKPFVVDLADGERLVTLARTNGVKLAINQNGRWAPHLSYMREAVRSGLIGEVTACHIAIHWDHSWIGGTPFEEIDDIIFFDFGIHWFDFVASIVGDRAKSVYATKTMAAGQTIRPPLLSEALVRLEGGQASLIFDAATKFGPQDSTYIAGTKGSVSSTGPDLGQQQVTLVTEAGRATPELAGTWFNDGFRGAMGELLCAVEDDREPMNSAAANLESLAMTFAAIRSANEEAEVKIGDARNYG; this is translated from the coding sequence TTGAGCGGTGGATCTGATGACCGGACACCGGACGCCGATACCTATGCGCTGAAAACGCAGCGATCGGCGGAGGTGGTAGCGCCAGTGCTCGACTACGAGCCGCCGAAGCCGCGCAGCTATTCACCCCGCATCGCACTCATCGGCGCTGGCGGCATTGCATCGGCGCATCTGGATGCCTATCGCAGCGCAGGGTTCGACGTTGTCGCCATTTGCAATCGCACGCTCTCCAAAGCAGAAGCATTGAAGTCGGAGTTTTGTCCCGCCGCCGTGGCGACCGATCGGTATGAAGACCTGCTTGCCGATGAGAGCATCGATGTGTTCGACATCACTCCGCATCCGACAGAGCGTCTCGAACTTGTCGAAAGGGCGCTCAAATCCGGCAAGCACGTCCTGTCGCAAAAACCGTTTGTCGTCGATCTGGCCGACGGTGAGCGGCTGGTGACCCTTGCACGGACGAACGGGGTCAAGCTTGCGATCAATCAGAACGGACGCTGGGCTCCGCATTTGTCCTATATGCGCGAAGCAGTCCGGAGCGGGCTGATCGGTGAGGTGACGGCCTGCCATATCGCCATCCACTGGGACCATAGCTGGATCGGCGGCACCCCCTTTGAAGAGATCGACGACATCATATTCTTCGATTTCGGAATTCACTGGTTCGATTTCGTGGCCAGTATTGTCGGTGACCGGGCGAAATCGGTCTATGCCACGAAAACCATGGCCGCCGGCCAGACGATCAGGCCGCCACTCTTGTCTGAAGCTCTGGTGCGGCTGGAGGGCGGTCAGGCTTCCCTGATATTCGATGCCGCCACAAAATTCGGGCCGCAGGACAGCACATACATTGCCGGCACAAAGGGCAGTGTATCGAGTACGGGACCGGATCTCGGCCAGCAGCAGGTAACGCTCGTAACCGAAGCAGGACGGGCGACGCCGGAACTGGCCGGAACCTGGTTCAACGACGGATTTCGCGGCGCCATGGGCGAACTGCTATGCGCTGTTGAAGACGATCGTGAACCCATGAACAGTGCTGCCGCGAACCTGGAGAGCCTTGCCATGACGTTCGCGGCTATCCGCTCCGCAAATGAGGAAGCCGAAGTCAAAATCGGAGATGCCCGCAATTATGGATGA
- a CDS encoding Gfo/Idh/MocA family protein, protein MAKWRIAGINFDHMHMGDLLRMAHEHPDAEIVGIYDKSPEKMAQAISDFAIAPSAVFTDLDTCVEQTKPDLAILCAATAEHADHVEALAKHRVHIHIEKPFAASVAEARRMIRAMEGTGRLMAINWPLAWYPSHNTCKRLIDDGVIGDLIEVHFYDGNRGPLFHLADKVEVTPEEVERQKPDSWWYKKASGGGSLLDYLGYGATLGTWFMNGEAPLEVTSVVDETPGIEVDQHSITVCRYRRGLSKMETRWGTFTDPWTTQPQPKCGFVVVGTDGTISSYDYDDYVTVQTRDNPEQTPVPVDALAVGKTNPIEYLLGCIERNEAVTGPLSPDLSLTAQRIVDTAALSAQQKKTLELVS, encoded by the coding sequence ATGGCAAAATGGCGGATAGCGGGGATCAATTTCGATCACATGCATATGGGCGACCTTCTTCGCATGGCCCATGAACATCCGGACGCCGAGATCGTCGGCATATACGACAAGTCGCCGGAAAAAATGGCGCAGGCCATTTCGGATTTTGCCATAGCGCCGTCGGCGGTCTTCACCGATCTCGACACCTGCGTGGAGCAGACAAAGCCGGATCTTGCCATCTTGTGTGCGGCGACCGCCGAACATGCGGATCACGTTGAAGCTCTGGCGAAACACCGTGTTCATATACACATCGAAAAGCCCTTTGCGGCCTCGGTCGCCGAGGCGCGGCGCATGATCCGCGCCATGGAGGGCACCGGCCGTCTGATGGCAATTAACTGGCCCTTGGCATGGTATCCCAGCCACAACACCTGCAAGCGCCTGATCGACGATGGCGTGATCGGTGACCTGATCGAGGTGCATTTCTATGATGGAAACAGGGGCCCGCTCTTTCATCTCGCCGACAAGGTGGAGGTAACGCCCGAAGAGGTCGAACGCCAGAAACCGGATTCCTGGTGGTACAAGAAAGCATCCGGTGGCGGCAGCCTGCTCGATTACCTCGGCTATGGCGCGACGCTTGGCACCTGGTTCATGAATGGTGAGGCGCCACTGGAAGTCACCAGCGTCGTCGACGAGACGCCCGGAATCGAGGTCGATCAGCATTCCATCACCGTGTGCCGTTACCGCCGCGGCCTGTCCAAGATGGAAACGAGATGGGGAACCTTCACCGATCCGTGGACAACCCAGCCGCAACCCAAATGCGGATTTGTGGTGGTCGGCACGGACGGCACCATCTCCAGCTATGATTATGATGACTATGTCACGGTTCAGACGCGCGACAATCCCGAGCAGACGCCTGTGCCGGTCGACGCATTGGCTGTCGGCAAAACCAATCCAATCGAATATCTTCTCGGTTGCATTGAGCGCAACGAGGCCGTGACCGGACCGCTGTCGCCCGACCTCAGCCTGACCGCACAGCGCATTGTCGACACGGCAGCCCTTTCGGCTCAGCAGAAGAAGACGCTGGAGCTGGTCAGTTGA
- a CDS encoding 3-methyl-2-oxobutanoate hydroxymethyltransferase, whose amino-acid sequence MTDRSPTVADMLAAKGKRQLTKLRVETMDEAAAANAASIDMLSVPPELILKDGFRDACPAPFVVGGLEPGLFITQEDYLRIAFKLLNAGANAVYCGASLPIVRRLRDEGIPVVGHVGLIPSRRTWTGGFKAVGKTAKSALWVWEQTKALEEAGAFAAEIEVVPPDVASAISAETGMLMISMGAGGGCDAQYLFACDILGTHEGHYPRHARKYRDLMSEYARLQEMRVEAFREYAADVASAQFPGSENLVPMDETELKAFLEEMKRTG is encoded by the coding sequence ATGACAGACCGATCGCCAACCGTCGCGGACATGCTTGCCGCCAAAGGCAAGCGCCAACTGACGAAGCTGCGGGTTGAAACCATGGATGAAGCCGCCGCCGCAAACGCTGCTTCGATCGACATGCTGTCGGTTCCGCCGGAACTTATCCTTAAGGACGGATTTCGCGATGCCTGTCCGGCGCCATTTGTTGTCGGCGGGCTGGAGCCCGGCCTCTTCATTACGCAGGAGGATTATCTGCGCATCGCCTTCAAACTGCTCAATGCGGGAGCAAACGCCGTCTATTGCGGCGCAAGCCTGCCCATCGTCCGCAGGCTGCGGGACGAGGGCATTCCCGTTGTCGGCCATGTCGGGCTGATCCCGTCGCGCCGCACCTGGACAGGCGGGTTCAAGGCCGTCGGCAAGACGGCAAAAAGCGCTCTTTGGGTCTGGGAGCAGACAAAGGCGCTTGAAGAGGCGGGCGCCTTTGCTGCTGAAATTGAAGTGGTGCCGCCCGATGTCGCCTCGGCCATTTCTGCTGAGACGGGCATGCTGATGATATCGATGGGTGCGGGCGGCGGATGCGATGCGCAATATCTCTTTGCCTGCGATATTCTGGGCACCCATGAGGGGCACTATCCGCGCCATGCGCGAAAATACCGGGATCTCATGAGCGAATATGCAAGGCTTCAGGAGATGAGGGTCGAGGCCTTCAGGGAATATGCAGCCGATGTGGCATCGGCGCAGTTCCCCGGCTCTGAAAACCTTGTTCCCATGGACGAGACGGAACTGAAGGCGTTCCTTGAAGAGATGAAAAGAACCGGCTGA